Proteins encoded by one window of Caldalkalibacillus thermarum:
- a CDS encoding 2-oxo acid dehydrogenase subunit E2, whose protein sequence is MYIHDQLERRDIMPLSLTFDHRVLGGAPAAKFLSEVKYRLEHPYSLVI, encoded by the coding sequence GTGTACATTCATGATCAATTGGAGCGCCGAGACATCATGCCCTTGAGTCTTACCTTTGACCATCGTGTCTTGGGTGGCGCACCGGCGGCCAAGTTTCTGAGTGAGGTTAAATACAGGCTAGAACATCCGTATTCATTAGTGATTTAG
- a CDS encoding helix-turn-helix transcriptional regulator, whose protein sequence is MNEKLIRLIKIIMLVQARARILARELAEAYETTERTIYRDSQTLSATGLPIINVGHGKGYEIIDRFSMYPLHCTEQEAMAF, encoded by the coding sequence GTGAACGAAAAATTGATCCGGCTCATCAAAATCATCATGCTTGTTCAAGCGAGAGCAAGAATTTTGGCCCGGGAACTGGCCGAAGCATACGAGACGACCGAACGCACGATTTACCGCGATTCACAGACGTTGAGTGCGACAGGCCTCCCGATCATCAACGTCGGACATGGCAAAGGTTATGAAATCATCGATCGGTTCTCGATGTATCCATTGCATTGTACCGAGCAAGAAGCGATGGCCTTTTGA
- the pcp gene encoding pyroglutamyl-peptidase I: protein MNILITGFEPFGGMRVNPTQQLIEAIEHEDLPPHVRIHTALLPVHYDECVQRVIAQIEQVGPDVVISCGLAAGRTAITPERIGINIKDTAPGEAIPDNRGVKPVDEPINPDGPDGLFSTLPNRRIVNKLREHGIPAYISNTAGTYICNNTLYGTLDYIRRKQLPIRAGFIHFPASTEMSVDKSLMASLPLDTMLTALRLIVETVAEDVNA from the coding sequence ATGAACATTCTCATCACAGGATTTGAGCCTTTTGGCGGTATGCGCGTCAATCCAACCCAGCAATTAATTGAAGCGATTGAACATGAAGATTTGCCGCCTCACGTCCGTATCCATACGGCTTTGTTGCCGGTACACTATGATGAGTGTGTCCAACGGGTGATTGCACAGATAGAGCAGGTGGGTCCGGATGTGGTTATTTCTTGCGGACTTGCGGCAGGCAGAACAGCCATTACGCCTGAGCGGATCGGAATTAATATTAAGGATACTGCTCCTGGAGAGGCCATCCCCGACAACAGGGGAGTGAAACCGGTCGATGAACCGATTAACCCCGACGGTCCTGACGGGCTGTTTTCGACTTTGCCAAACCGCCGCATTGTCAATAAGTTGCGGGAACACGGGATACCTGCCTATATTTCCAACACTGCCGGCACCTATATTTGCAACAATACCTTGTACGGAACATTAGATTATATCCGGCGCAAACAGTTACCTATCAGAGCTGGATTTATCCATTTCCCAGCCTCCACAGAGATGAGTGTCGATAAGTCTTTAATGGCCAGTTTGCCCCTGGACACGATGCTAACAGCACTGCGCCTTATTGTTGAGACTGTGGCTGAAGATGTAAATGCCTAA
- a CDS encoding aspartate aminotransferase family protein, protein MAYDWSHLVDKMSDRLAPSMAKDHPNLPVVKEEGCYYYGLDGKRYLDFTSGIATTNVGHRHPKVVEAIKKGADQLLHGPSGVIMYESILRLADELTAILPGELDCFFFANSGTEAIEGALKLAKHVTQRPYIVSFIGGFHGRSMGSLSVSTSKSKYRKYQQPSGLTYQIPYYNPKACPAGVDPVSFSVEKLEQDFETLFKHQVTPEEVAAVIVEPVLGEGGYVVPPKAWLQKVREICHRHDILLIFDEVQTGFGRTGDWFAAHTFEVTPDIMAIAKGIASGLPLSATVASKALMKQWPLGSHGTTFGGNPLACSAALAVIEIIKEENLLENARQMGTYAVQQLQALQKKHPVIGDVRAVGLMIGIEIIHPHTGNPDSDGLFTILDLALQKGVLFYFCGNNSEVIRMIPPLTVTKEVIDTGLRALDEAITEYEQQKGYI, encoded by the coding sequence TTGGCATACGATTGGTCACATCTTGTTGACAAAATGTCTGACCGTCTCGCCCCCAGCATGGCTAAAGACCATCCCAATCTGCCTGTTGTTAAAGAGGAAGGTTGTTACTACTACGGGCTGGACGGCAAGCGCTACCTGGATTTCACATCCGGTATTGCCACAACCAATGTGGGGCACCGGCATCCTAAAGTGGTGGAGGCCATTAAGAAAGGAGCAGATCAACTGCTCCATGGTCCTTCTGGTGTCATCATGTACGAATCAATTTTGCGGCTAGCCGATGAACTGACGGCCATTTTACCTGGTGAACTGGACTGTTTCTTCTTTGCCAACAGCGGTACAGAGGCCATTGAAGGGGCGCTTAAACTGGCCAAACATGTCACCCAACGCCCGTACATCGTATCCTTTATCGGGGGTTTCCATGGCCGTTCCATGGGGTCGCTCAGTGTCTCCACTTCCAAAAGTAAGTACAGGAAGTATCAACAACCTTCAGGCTTGACTTACCAAATTCCATACTACAATCCTAAGGCTTGCCCTGCAGGGGTTGACCCAGTGTCTTTCAGTGTAGAAAAACTGGAACAAGATTTTGAGACATTGTTTAAACACCAGGTGACGCCAGAAGAAGTGGCCGCAGTGATCGTGGAGCCTGTCCTGGGTGAGGGCGGCTATGTTGTTCCTCCAAAGGCCTGGTTACAAAAGGTGCGGGAGATCTGCCACCGGCACGATATACTACTTATCTTTGACGAAGTGCAAACCGGCTTTGGAAGGACCGGTGACTGGTTCGCCGCCCATACATTTGAAGTCACACCGGACATAATGGCCATAGCCAAAGGGATTGCTTCAGGCCTCCCTTTAAGCGCAACGGTCGCTTCCAAAGCATTGATGAAACAATGGCCTCTTGGCAGCCACGGAACCACCTTTGGCGGGAATCCACTGGCCTGTTCCGCAGCTCTGGCTGTCATTGAGATCATCAAAGAGGAGAACCTGTTAGAAAATGCCCGTCAAATGGGTACTTATGCCGTCCAACAATTACAAGCACTGCAGAAGAAACATCCGGTGATTGGGGATGTGCGTGCAGTCGGTCTGATGATTGGTATAGAAATTATCCATCCCCATACCGGAAATCCTGATAGCGACGGTTTGTTTACCATTCTCGATCTGGCTCTGCAAAAAGGGGTCCTTTTCTATTTCTGCGGCAACAACAGTGAAGTCATCCGTATGATTCCGCCTTTAACAGTGACAAAAGAAGTAATTGACACCGGCCTTCGTGCGCTTGATGAAGCGATAACTGAATATGAACAGCAGAAAGGCTATATTTAG
- a CDS encoding helix-turn-helix transcriptional regulator: protein MKTDRLIRLIRIITLVQSKPGIMAKELAERCETTERTIYRDMEILSFANIPIINLGHGKGYQFVGNFALYPMDLTEEELMAFAVLPSLLEQVDLVPPDLYSAYEKVMAAARKEKLLRQELLDSVTNVIQMGTPAYKDVKTNFLSTIIQAILSQRTIEARYHTQSRNVTTVRAIDPYYLIPREHRFYLIGYCHQKKAIRTFRLSRFLEVNILDQTFEKDDFNLKAYLKDTWSIERGEKRIAFKVKFSPRVARYVKEEEMFVKPKLTDLEDGSLLFEVTLNHDREFLQWLMGYGAEAEILEPQSYRRKMKELLQRWLGVYDRDKV, encoded by the coding sequence ATGAAGACAGACAGGCTGATCCGTTTAATACGTATTATTACTCTTGTACAATCCAAGCCGGGGATTATGGCTAAGGAATTAGCTGAACGCTGTGAAACCACGGAGCGGACCATTTACCGGGATATGGAGATTTTAAGCTTTGCTAACATCCCGATTATCAATCTGGGACATGGCAAAGGATATCAGTTTGTGGGGAATTTTGCTCTGTATCCCATGGACTTAACGGAAGAAGAGCTGATGGCCTTTGCTGTCCTGCCTTCCTTGCTGGAGCAGGTGGATCTGGTTCCGCCGGATTTGTATTCTGCCTATGAAAAGGTGATGGCCGCCGCCCGTAAAGAAAAACTGTTGCGCCAAGAGCTGCTCGACTCTGTGACTAATGTGATCCAAATGGGTACCCCAGCTTATAAGGATGTGAAGACCAACTTCCTGAGCACCATCATTCAAGCCATTCTTTCCCAACGGACCATTGAAGCCAGGTACCATACCCAGAGCCGCAATGTGACCACTGTAAGAGCCATCGATCCGTACTATTTAATTCCCCGAGAACATCGGTTTTACCTCATTGGTTATTGTCACCAAAAGAAAGCGATCCGTACTTTCCGCCTCAGCCGTTTCCTAGAGGTGAACATTTTGGACCAAACGTTTGAAAAAGATGATTTCAATCTGAAAGCTTATTTAAAGGATACGTGGTCCATAGAACGGGGAGAGAAGCGGATCGCATTTAAAGTCAAGTTTTCACCACGTGTGGCGCGCTATGTAAAGGAGGAGGAAATGTTTGTCAAACCGAAGCTGACCGATTTGGAAGACGGTTCCTTGTTATTTGAGGTGACGCTCAATCATGACCGGGAGTTTTTGCAGTGGTTGATGGGCTATGGCGCTGAGGCGGAAATCCTGGAACCCCAATCTTACCGGAGAAAAATGAAGGAGCTTTTGCAGCGGTGGTTGGGGGTGTATGACAGGGATAAAGTATAA
- a CDS encoding metal-sensitive transcriptional regulator, producing MKYTDDMKNRLRRVEGQVRGVLKMMEEEKDCKDVIYQLSAIRSAVDKATAYIIGKNMEQCMLERLKKGESTEDLIQETINLLVKSR from the coding sequence ATGAAGTATACAGATGATATGAAAAACCGCCTGCGTCGCGTTGAAGGACAAGTGCGGGGCGTGTTAAAAATGATGGAAGAGGAAAAAGACTGTAAAGATGTGATCTACCAGTTATCAGCCATCCGGTCAGCAGTAGACAAAGCCACCGCTTATATCATCGGCAAAAACATGGAACAGTGCATGCTGGAACGGTTGAAAAAAGGAGAAAGCACGGAAGATTTGATCCAGGAAACGATCAATTTATTGGTTAAGAGCAGATGA
- a CDS encoding YjiH family protein: MKVNSDAAGNLKTKLTLQHNPTTAEILKFAIPSLLGVLLFLIPVTYNGKATIVIGIMADAIKGVAGAYLAQFMVGVLCLSALFSLVCKLLRPNFSEGTSWFKALFDVSWLWVSLRVIGAVFGVLTLFSLGPEFIHSDYTGGTILYELIPVLAVWFLLAALFMPLLMEFGLMDFIGTLVRKVMQPMFRLPGRSSIDALASWMGSGTVGVLITMKQYEQGYYTQREAAVIATNFSIASIAFSFVIINFMGLGHLFVPFYLTVILTGVITAMIIPRIPPLSRKKDVYYGPVGKQIDEVVPHGQSSWSWGLEKAVEKAKNVKSTGDLVKKSILNVLDIWFGLIPLVMALGTVALVIAEYTPMFTWLSYPFIPLLTLLQIPEATAAAPAMIVGFADMFLPAVIGSGIESELTRFVIACISLTQLIYMSEIGILLLRSKIPVNFMDLVIIFIQRTLISLPIIALVAHLLL, from the coding sequence ATGAAAGTAAACAGCGATGCAGCTGGAAATCTTAAAACCAAGCTTACATTGCAACACAATCCAACAACTGCTGAAATACTAAAATTCGCCATCCCTTCCCTTTTGGGTGTTCTTCTTTTTTTAATTCCAGTCACGTATAATGGGAAAGCCACAATCGTCATTGGTATTATGGCCGACGCCATCAAAGGGGTGGCCGGAGCGTATCTTGCGCAGTTTATGGTGGGCGTGCTGTGTCTCTCAGCGTTGTTTTCTCTTGTTTGCAAACTGCTTCGGCCGAACTTTTCTGAAGGGACGAGCTGGTTTAAAGCATTATTTGATGTCAGTTGGTTGTGGGTTTCCCTGCGGGTCATCGGTGCTGTTTTTGGCGTATTGACTCTGTTTTCCTTAGGTCCTGAATTTATTCATTCCGATTATACCGGAGGCACCATTCTGTATGAGTTAATTCCCGTGTTAGCTGTCTGGTTTTTACTGGCGGCTTTGTTTATGCCTCTTTTAATGGAGTTTGGTTTGATGGATTTCATTGGTACTTTAGTCCGTAAAGTCATGCAGCCTATGTTTAGACTGCCGGGCCGCTCCTCCATCGATGCCTTGGCTTCTTGGATGGGAAGCGGAACCGTTGGCGTGCTAATCACCATGAAACAATATGAGCAGGGTTACTATACCCAGCGTGAAGCAGCTGTCATTGCCACCAATTTCTCTATCGCTTCCATTGCCTTTAGCTTTGTGATTATTAATTTTATGGGTTTGGGGCATCTCTTTGTTCCTTTTTATCTTACTGTTATTTTAACAGGGGTTATTACGGCGATGATTATCCCCCGCATTCCACCCTTGTCACGGAAAAAGGACGTATACTACGGGCCTGTCGGCAAACAGATTGATGAGGTAGTGCCCCATGGACAATCCAGTTGGTCCTGGGGGCTTGAAAAAGCTGTTGAAAAAGCCAAAAATGTAAAAAGTACGGGCGATTTGGTTAAGAAGTCCATCCTCAATGTACTAGACATCTGGTTTGGCCTGATTCCTTTGGTGATGGCTTTGGGCACGGTTGCTCTTGTGATCGCAGAGTATACACCTATGTTTACCTGGCTGTCGTATCCATTTATCCCACTGTTGACGCTGCTGCAAATCCCGGAAGCAACGGCAGCTGCACCAGCCATGATTGTCGGCTTTGCCGATATGTTCTTGCCTGCTGTTATTGGCAGTGGGATTGAAAGTGAATTAACACGTTTTGTCATCGCTTGTATCTCCTTAACGCAATTGATCTATATGTCTGAGATTGGTATTCTGCTGTTGAGATCTAAGATTCCAGTCAACTTTATGGATCTGGTCATCATCTTTATCCAGCGGACACTCATTTCTCTGCCTATCATTGCACTGGTTGCCCACTTGTTGCTTTAA